Proteins found in one Planctomycetes bacterium MalM25 genomic segment:
- the miaA gene encoding IPP transferase, protein MSFDFAANCWFLSGATASGKTSTGLALAERIGAEILSLDSMAVYRGMDIGTAKPTTAEQAHTPHHLIDLREPHEEFSVAEYRDTAEAVARDVLDRGKKPLFVGGTPMYLKCLLRGLFEGPGADWDLRRELETELESVGVAVLHERLKLVDPVAASNIHTNDARRIVRALEVFRSTGQPISHQQMEFDEARPAEACRVFALRRDRADQHRRIEQRVEAMMTEGLVEEVRSLTAEGPGLGRSASQAVGYREVLEHLSGDDDLPKTVERIQARTRRFSKRQGTWYRSLSEVRFVDAEPDATADTLAERIVAMAEQAG, encoded by the coding sequence ATGAGCTTCGATTTCGCCGCCAACTGCTGGTTCCTCTCGGGTGCGACCGCCTCGGGCAAGACCTCCACCGGGCTGGCGTTGGCCGAGCGGATCGGGGCGGAGATCCTGTCGCTCGACTCGATGGCGGTCTATCGAGGCATGGACATCGGCACCGCCAAGCCGACCACCGCCGAGCAGGCTCACACGCCGCACCACCTGATCGACCTCCGCGAGCCGCACGAGGAGTTCAGCGTGGCCGAGTACCGCGATACCGCCGAGGCGGTCGCCCGCGACGTGCTCGACCGCGGTAAGAAGCCCCTCTTCGTCGGCGGCACGCCGATGTACCTGAAGTGCCTGCTGCGAGGCCTGTTCGAGGGCCCGGGGGCCGACTGGGATTTGCGCCGCGAGCTGGAAACCGAGTTGGAGTCGGTTGGCGTCGCGGTACTGCACGAGCGACTGAAGCTCGTCGACCCGGTCGCCGCGTCGAATATCCATACGAACGACGCCCGCCGCATCGTCCGCGCCCTGGAGGTCTTCCGCTCGACCGGCCAACCGATCAGCCACCAGCAGATGGAGTTTGACGAGGCCCGCCCCGCCGAGGCGTGCCGCGTCTTCGCCCTGCGGCGTGACCGTGCGGACCAGCACCGGCGGATCGAGCAGCGCGTCGAGGCGATGATGACCGAGGGGCTGGTCGAGGAAGTCCGCTCGCTCACCGCCGAGGGGCCTGGCCTTGGTCGCAGCGCGAGCCAGGCGGTCGGCTACCGCGAGGTGCTCGAGCACCTGAGCGGCGACGACGACTTGCCGAAGACCGTCGAGCGGATCCAGGCCCGCACGCGGCGGTTCTCCAAGCGGCAGGGGACGTGGTACCGGAGCCTCAGCGAGGTCCGCTTCGTTGACGCCGAGCCGGACGCCACCGCCGACACGCTCGCCGAGCGGATCGTGGCGATGGCGGAACAAGCGGGTTGA
- the hisE gene encoding Phosphoribosyl-ATP pyrophosphatase, whose amino-acid sequence MSRPLDALEETIRQRASEGEGSKSYTAKLLAGGVEKIGPKVTEEAAELVEAAAEPGDEGRTHFIYEAGDLLYHTLVLCRSRGVDLAEIEEELARRFGVSGLEEKASRGGGS is encoded by the coding sequence GTGAGCCGCCCGCTCGACGCCCTCGAAGAGACGATCCGCCAGCGCGCCAGCGAGGGCGAGGGCTCCAAGTCGTACACCGCGAAGCTGCTCGCTGGGGGCGTGGAAAAGATCGGCCCGAAGGTCACCGAGGAGGCCGCCGAACTGGTCGAGGCCGCCGCCGAACCGGGCGACGAGGGCCGCACCCACTTCATCTACGAGGCGGGCGATCTGCTGTACCACACGCTGGTCCTCTGCCGCAGTCGCGGCGTCGACCTGGCGGAGATCGAAGAGGAACTGGCCCGCCGCTTCGGCGTGTCGGGCCTGGAAGAGAAGGCGAGCCGTGGTGGTGGTTCTTAG
- the hisG gene encoding ATP phosphoribosyltransferase → MTTPLRIGVPSKGRLAELAGDLLADAGLKFRRQNRDLFARVKAASGIDGEIDVTFLRTDDIPVLCAEGAIDMGITGSDLVEEAGVTTALADRPAVTTRMKLGMGGCRLAVCVPESSPVVEPKDLAGDRIATSFPHVTREYLKQHGATCHTVELTGSVEVMIALGIADAIVDLVETGSTLAANKLRILDTIGHYETVLIQNPNTTHAALCDQIVRRVEGVIIARGYSLLEYNVPEESLAEAEKVTPGFSSPTVGKLEESGWCSVRAMVPRKEVIGAMEKLEALGARAILETAIKNCRL, encoded by the coding sequence ATGACGACCCCCCTCCGTATCGGCGTTCCTAGCAAGGGACGCCTCGCCGAACTCGCCGGTGACCTGCTCGCCGACGCCGGGCTGAAGTTCCGCCGGCAGAACCGTGACCTCTTCGCCCGCGTGAAGGCGGCCTCGGGGATCGACGGCGAGATCGACGTTACCTTCCTGCGGACCGACGACATCCCCGTGCTGTGCGCCGAGGGCGCCATTGACATGGGCATCACCGGCAGCGACTTGGTCGAGGAAGCGGGCGTCACCACGGCGCTCGCCGATCGGCCGGCGGTCACCACCCGGATGAAGCTCGGCATGGGGGGCTGCCGCCTGGCGGTCTGTGTGCCCGAGTCGAGCCCCGTCGTGGAGCCGAAGGACCTCGCCGGCGACCGCATCGCCACGAGCTTCCCGCACGTCACCCGCGAGTACCTGAAGCAGCACGGCGCCACGTGCCACACCGTCGAGCTGACCGGCTCGGTCGAGGTGATGATCGCCCTGGGCATCGCCGACGCGATCGTCGACCTCGTGGAGACCGGCAGCACGCTCGCCGCCAACAAGCTACGCATCCTCGACACGATCGGCCACTACGAGACGGTCCTGATCCAGAACCCGAACACCACGCACGCCGCCCTCTGCGACCAGATCGTCCGTCGCGTGGAAGGGGTCATCATCGCCCGCGGGTACTCGCTTCTGGAGTACAACGTGCCCGAAGAGAGTCTCGCCGAGGCGGAGAAGGTCACGCCCGGGTTCAGCTCGCCGACGGTGGGCAAGCTGGAAGAGTCGGGCTGGTGCAGCGTGCGCGCGATGGTCCCTCGCAAAGAGGTGATCGGAGCCATGGAGAAGCTCGAGGCGCTCGGCGCCCGGGCGATCCTCGAGACGGCGATCAAGAACTGCCGGCTATAA
- the mleN gene encoding Malate-2H(+)/Na(+)-lactate antiporter produces MHPYGLFSLAPPVVAVVLAIATRKILLSVLVGLFCGALLTTQGDVLQALIDLFEAHLWPTFTEPGKLRLFSFTMAMGATVGLIHAAGGMQGLVGLMTPLARGPRSGQLTGWLLGLVVFFDDYANTLLLGGALRSVFDRLKLSREKLAYLVDSTAAPVAGLAVISTWVAVEISYIQEGLDNLPDGATSDASAFALFVTCLPYRFYVIQALLFVPIVALLGREFGPMLAAERAARATPQADRSQPSAEAEGQQRATDPPATAGGSGDIGLPTATHWSNAVIPLGVTLATVTALLWLTGVANLGDEYDPEASTLILLRDVFGAASSGLALMYGGLAGLVTAVGVVRLRNLLPPKETTDALVRGVVTVLPAVAILWFAGAMSRMTGNRDTDGSPSATPYEHADVRLYTGEYLSAKLLGEGDAEPSAALKTLLPTGVFVLSAVVAFCTGTSFGTMGLVVPMVVPIAYTAAGGGGGDPTAAPLLLASLGGVLAGAIFGDHCSPISDTTILSSTASECDHMAHVRTQLPYALSVAAVVILLGTLPLAMGVNVWILLPLQTAALVGLLLMLGEKP; encoded by the coding sequence ATGCATCCCTACGGACTCTTCAGCCTCGCCCCGCCCGTCGTCGCCGTGGTGCTCGCCATCGCGACGCGGAAGATCTTGCTCTCGGTGCTCGTTGGGCTGTTCTGCGGCGCCCTGCTGACCACCCAGGGAGACGTCCTCCAGGCGCTCATCGACCTGTTCGAGGCGCACCTCTGGCCGACCTTCACCGAGCCGGGCAAGCTGCGGCTCTTCTCGTTCACGATGGCGATGGGCGCCACCGTGGGGCTGATCCACGCCGCCGGCGGCATGCAGGGGCTCGTCGGCCTGATGACGCCCCTCGCCCGCGGCCCGCGGAGCGGTCAGCTGACCGGTTGGCTGCTGGGGCTGGTCGTCTTCTTCGACGACTACGCGAACACCCTACTGCTTGGCGGCGCGCTGCGGTCGGTCTTCGACCGCCTGAAGCTGTCGCGTGAGAAGCTCGCCTACCTGGTCGACTCGACCGCCGCGCCGGTCGCCGGCTTGGCGGTCATCTCCACTTGGGTCGCGGTCGAAATCTCGTATATCCAGGAGGGTCTCGACAACCTGCCCGACGGCGCCACGTCCGACGCCAGCGCCTTCGCGCTGTTCGTCACCTGCCTGCCGTACCGCTTCTACGTGATCCAGGCCCTGCTCTTCGTGCCGATCGTGGCGCTGCTCGGACGCGAATTCGGGCCGATGCTTGCGGCGGAACGTGCCGCGCGAGCGACTCCACAAGCCGATCGATCGCAACCGTCGGCGGAAGCCGAGGGACAACAGCGAGCCACGGATCCGCCGGCTACCGCCGGTGGGTCGGGCGATATTGGGTTGCCGACCGCCACGCACTGGTCGAACGCGGTCATCCCGCTGGGGGTCACCCTCGCCACCGTCACCGCTCTGCTTTGGCTGACGGGCGTTGCGAACCTGGGAGACGAGTACGACCCGGAGGCATCGACCCTCATCCTGCTGCGCGACGTCTTCGGCGCCGCCTCGTCGGGCCTGGCGTTGATGTACGGCGGCCTAGCCGGCCTAGTGACGGCCGTTGGCGTCGTCCGGCTGCGGAACCTGCTGCCGCCGAAGGAGACGACCGACGCCCTCGTGCGGGGCGTGGTGACCGTGCTGCCGGCGGTCGCGATCCTCTGGTTCGCCGGCGCCATGTCGCGGATGACGGGCAACCGCGATACTGATGGCTCCCCTTCCGCCACACCCTACGAGCACGCCGACGTGCGGCTCTACACGGGCGAATACCTCTCGGCCAAGCTGCTGGGTGAAGGGGACGCCGAGCCTTCCGCCGCCCTTAAGACGCTGTTGCCGACCGGCGTGTTCGTCCTCTCGGCGGTGGTGGCGTTCTGCACCGGCACGAGCTTCGGGACGATGGGCCTCGTGGTGCCGATGGTCGTGCCGATCGCCTACACGGCCGCCGGTGGCGGCGGGGGCGATCCGACCGCGGCGCCCCTGCTCCTCGCCTCGCTCGGCGGGGTGCTCGCGGGCGCGATCTTCGGCGACCACTGCTCGCCGATCTCCGACACGACGATCCTCTCCTCAACCGCCAGCGAGTGCGACCACATGGCGCACGTCCGCACGCAGCTGCCCTACGCCCTGTCGGTGGCGGCCGTGGTCATCCTGCTTGGGACGTTGCCCCTGGCGATGGGCGTCAACGTCTGGATCCTGCTGCCGCTGCAGACCGCGGCGCTGGTCGGCTTGCTACTGATGCTTGGCGAGAAGCCTTAG
- the mshB gene encoding 1D-myo-inositol 2-acetamido-2-deoxy-alpha-D-glucopyranoside deacetylase — MPETEPIDVVAVGAHPDDVEIGCGGTLAKLVEQGYRVGIVDLTDGEPTPASPGPEVRLAEAQAAAARLGAVERVVLPLTNRRLFDGFDERVALAKVFRRWRPKLVLGLGDRTPLASPDHWQARQITDAAVFYSRLTKWDEHFDGLPVHTISAQLHYFLQFYSLEPPPGGNDFVVDIGSTLETKLAAVREYKTQFPPEKQSIFARVEAMNRSYGAAAGFEAGERLASPRAIGVTNLMESLRL; from the coding sequence GTGCCCGAGACCGAACCGATCGACGTCGTCGCCGTAGGCGCCCACCCGGACGATGTCGAGATCGGCTGCGGCGGGACGCTCGCCAAGCTGGTCGAGCAGGGCTACCGCGTCGGGATCGTCGATCTAACCGACGGCGAGCCGACGCCCGCTTCGCCCGGCCCCGAAGTGCGGCTCGCCGAAGCCCAGGCGGCGGCGGCCCGGCTGGGAGCCGTGGAGCGGGTCGTGCTGCCGCTGACCAACCGCCGGCTGTTCGACGGCTTCGACGAGCGCGTCGCCCTGGCAAAGGTCTTCCGACGGTGGCGGCCGAAGCTCGTGCTGGGCCTCGGCGACCGGACGCCATTGGCCTCGCCCGACCACTGGCAGGCAAGGCAGATCACCGATGCGGCCGTCTTCTACTCGCGGCTGACCAAGTGGGACGAGCACTTCGACGGCCTGCCGGTGCACACAATCTCGGCTCAGCTCCATTACTTCTTGCAGTTTTACTCGCTCGAACCGCCGCCCGGCGGGAACGACTTTGTGGTTGATATCGGTTCGACCCTCGAAACGAAGCTGGCCGCGGTCCGCGAGTACAAGACGCAGTTCCCTCCGGAGAAGCAGTCGATCTTCGCCCGCGTTGAGGCGATGAACCGGAGCTACGGCGCCGCGGCCGGGTTCGAGGCGGGCGAACGGCTAGCGAGCCCCCGCGCGATCGGCGTAACGAACCTGATGGAAAGTTTACGACTCTAG
- the ileS gene encoding Isoleucine--tRNA ligase yields MFSPVEGQVSFPKLEEETLRFWKEQGIYQRSLDQREGAEPFVFYEGPPTANGMPHPGHCLTRTIKDVFPRYKTMRGYRCERKAGWDTHGLPVEVEVCKELTKELGRSVHSKEDIESYGVEPFIQRCQASVWRYMQEWERLTERLGFWVNLDEAYVTYHQSYVESVWWSLKTLFDKGLLYQGHKIVWWWAQGGTALSAGEVGQGYRQVADPSVYVKFPLLDDGQVTKTSLLVWTTTPWTLPSNQFAAVHPEIEYATVDDPETGEALVFAKDLVETIGGKLKRELEIVSTCLGKELLGKRYLPPFESYYTLAEAQRRAALCEQAGETGPVPFALGGAQRGELKEGGEEYLAWRVVAADFVTTDSGSGVVHQAPAFGEVDYDVLVAERDRFAEGEGPTLINCVDSSGKFTDEAPEYVRGRWVKECDKEISRDLKERGLLYLQEQYLHDYPFCWRAEEDPLIQYPRESWFIKTTSFKEAMLQNNQAINWLPEHIKAGRMGKFLESNVDWALSRERYWGTPLPVWQCEQTGKQEAVGSYDALLAKPGAAGMDVWEKAKAANPELPDDLRVHKPYIDAITYDSPFADGARMTRVPEVIDCWYDSGAMPFAQWGYKGDSPPPQGEGQGGGEAGTRDAPSPNPSPVPGEGDLAARFASQFPADFISEALDQTRGWFYSQLAISTMLFGESNATPQELPHPFKNCIVLGLMLGEDGQKMSKSKRNYRDPAEIFDLYGADALRWYLLANQPPWSSIRYSEQSIKDSIPEFLLRLWNCYSFFVIYANIDGFDPKAESGGGKAEGQLGMTGSEFAAAESYRPVADRDELDRWVLSELHRTIATVTERMDAYDNFGAGQAIIAFVDGLSNWWVRRSRERFWAKDKRATDKLDAYWTLYECLVETSKLIAPFTPFLSETIWRNLAGVFGAESSGGGAPESVHLADYPVADASLTDQALSERMDQVRLIASLGLRARQEASLKVRQPLAKVEVILANNDHQAWLAEHADVIAGELNVKTVEFSDTPEKYVDHEVLPNFKLLGKKLGKLMPKVKKELNSASGSELLANLRDNGKIDLEIDGQAVQLSPDEVEIRITAKEGWAAANDRGVVVVLSTELTDELIREGISRDLIRIIQDRRKEIGCDFTDRVHLRLEPESEVVAAAWNQYGVDIAAETLGLMNDPVVLNESDSVDIKIAESNAKLYMRIKA; encoded by the coding sequence ATGTTCTCCCCCGTCGAAGGCCAAGTCAGCTTCCCGAAGCTGGAAGAAGAGACCCTCCGCTTCTGGAAGGAGCAGGGGATCTACCAGCGGTCGCTCGACCAGCGTGAGGGCGCGGAGCCGTTCGTCTTCTACGAAGGCCCCCCCACGGCCAACGGGATGCCCCACCCGGGCCACTGCCTCACGCGGACGATCAAGGACGTCTTCCCGCGTTACAAGACGATGCGCGGCTACCGCTGCGAGCGCAAGGCGGGGTGGGACACGCACGGCCTGCCGGTCGAGGTCGAGGTCTGCAAGGAGCTGACCAAGGAGCTCGGCCGCTCGGTTCACTCCAAAGAGGACATCGAGTCGTACGGCGTCGAGCCCTTCATCCAGCGCTGCCAGGCGAGCGTGTGGCGTTACATGCAGGAGTGGGAACGCCTGACCGAGCGCCTCGGCTTCTGGGTCAACCTCGACGAGGCGTACGTCACGTACCATCAGTCGTACGTCGAGAGCGTCTGGTGGAGCCTCAAGACGCTGTTCGATAAGGGCCTGCTCTACCAAGGCCACAAGATCGTCTGGTGGTGGGCGCAGGGGGGCACGGCGCTCAGCGCCGGCGAGGTCGGCCAGGGCTACCGCCAGGTCGCCGACCCGAGTGTCTACGTCAAGTTCCCGCTGCTGGACGATGGCCAAGTCACCAAGACCTCGCTGCTGGTCTGGACGACGACCCCGTGGACCCTGCCGAGCAACCAGTTCGCGGCGGTCCACCCGGAGATCGAGTACGCCACGGTCGATGACCCGGAGACGGGTGAGGCGCTCGTCTTCGCCAAGGACCTCGTCGAAACGATCGGCGGCAAACTGAAGCGCGAGCTGGAGATCGTCTCGACCTGCCTGGGCAAGGAGCTGCTTGGCAAGCGGTACCTGCCCCCGTTCGAGAGCTACTACACGCTGGCCGAGGCGCAACGCCGGGCCGCGCTGTGCGAGCAAGCGGGCGAGACGGGGCCGGTCCCCTTCGCGTTGGGAGGCGCCCAGCGTGGCGAGCTGAAGGAGGGGGGCGAGGAGTACCTTGCCTGGCGTGTGGTGGCGGCCGACTTCGTCACGACCGACAGCGGCTCAGGAGTCGTCCACCAGGCGCCGGCGTTCGGCGAGGTCGACTACGACGTCCTCGTCGCCGAGCGGGACCGCTTCGCCGAGGGCGAAGGCCCCACGCTCATCAACTGCGTTGATTCGAGCGGCAAGTTCACCGACGAGGCGCCCGAGTACGTTCGTGGCCGCTGGGTTAAGGAGTGCGACAAGGAGATCAGCCGCGACCTCAAGGAGCGTGGCCTGCTCTACCTTCAGGAGCAGTACCTGCACGACTACCCCTTCTGCTGGCGGGCGGAGGAAGACCCGCTCATCCAGTACCCACGCGAGAGCTGGTTCATCAAGACGACCTCCTTCAAGGAGGCGATGCTCCAGAACAACCAGGCGATCAACTGGCTGCCCGAGCACATCAAAGCGGGCCGCATGGGCAAGTTCCTCGAGTCGAACGTCGACTGGGCGCTCAGCCGCGAGCGGTACTGGGGCACGCCGCTGCCCGTCTGGCAATGCGAGCAGACCGGCAAGCAGGAAGCCGTCGGCAGCTACGACGCCCTCCTCGCGAAGCCGGGTGCCGCTGGCATGGACGTGTGGGAAAAGGCGAAGGCGGCCAACCCCGAGCTGCCCGACGACCTCCGCGTCCACAAGCCGTACATCGACGCGATCACCTACGACTCGCCGTTCGCGGATGGCGCTCGCATGACGCGTGTGCCCGAGGTCATCGACTGCTGGTACGACAGCGGCGCCATGCCCTTCGCCCAGTGGGGCTATAAGGGAGATTCCCCTCCCCCTCAGGGGGAGGGACAGGGTGGGGGAGAAGCGGGTACCCGGGACGCCCCCTCCCCTAACCCCTCCCCCGTGCCGGGGGAGGGGGATCTAGCGGCTCGCTTCGCTAGCCAGTTCCCCGCTGACTTTATCAGCGAGGCGCTCGATCAGACCCGCGGGTGGTTCTACAGCCAGCTTGCCATCAGCACGATGCTCTTCGGCGAGTCGAACGCGACGCCCCAGGAGCTGCCGCACCCGTTCAAAAACTGCATCGTCCTTGGCCTGATGCTCGGCGAGGACGGGCAGAAGATGTCCAAGAGCAAGCGGAACTACCGCGACCCGGCGGAGATCTTCGACCTGTACGGCGCCGACGCGCTGCGGTGGTACCTGCTGGCGAATCAGCCCCCCTGGTCGTCGATCCGCTACAGCGAGCAGTCGATCAAGGACAGCATCCCCGAGTTCCTGCTGCGGCTCTGGAACTGCTACAGCTTCTTTGTGATCTACGCGAACATCGACGGGTTCGATCCGAAGGCGGAAAGCGGAGGGGGGAAGGCGGAAGGTCAGCTTGGCATGACCGGGTCTGAGTTTGCGGCCGCCGAGAGCTATCGCCCCGTCGCCGATCGCGACGAGCTCGATCGGTGGGTGCTCAGCGAGCTGCACCGCACGATCGCCACGGTGACCGAGCGGATGGACGCGTACGACAACTTCGGCGCGGGGCAGGCGATCATCGCGTTCGTCGATGGCCTCTCCAACTGGTGGGTCCGCCGCAGCCGCGAGCGGTTCTGGGCGAAGGACAAGCGGGCGACCGACAAGCTCGACGCCTACTGGACGCTCTACGAGTGCCTGGTCGAAACTTCGAAGCTCATCGCCCCGTTCACGCCCTTCCTGTCGGAGACGATCTGGCGGAACCTGGCCGGTGTCTTTGGCGCCGAGTCTTCTGGGGGTGGCGCTCCCGAGTCGGTCCACTTGGCCGACTACCCGGTGGCCGACGCCTCGCTCACCGACCAGGCGCTCTCGGAGCGGATGGACCAGGTCCGGCTGATCGCCTCGCTCGGCCTCCGCGCCCGTCAGGAGGCGTCGCTCAAGGTCCGCCAGCCGCTCGCGAAGGTCGAGGTGATCCTCGCCAACAACGACCACCAGGCGTGGCTCGCCGAGCACGCCGACGTGATCGCCGGCGAACTGAACGTGAAGACGGTCGAGTTCTCCGACACGCCGGAGAAGTACGTCGATCACGAGGTGCTGCCCAACTTCAAGCTGCTCGGCAAGAAGCTCGGCAAGCTGATGCCGAAGGTGAAGAAGGAACTGAACTCCGCCAGCGGCAGCGAGCTGCTCGCGAACCTCCGCGACAACGGCAAGATCGACCTGGAGATCGATGGCCAGGCCGTGCAGCTCTCTCCAGACGAAGTCGAGATCCGCATCACCGCGAAGGAGGGCTGGGCCGCCGCGAACGACCGGGGAGTGGTCGTCGTGCTCTCGACCGAGCTGACCGACGAGCTGATTCGCGAGGGCATCTCACGGGATCTTATCCGAATAATCCAAGACCGCCGTAAGGAGATCGGATGCGATTTCACGGATCGTGTACATCTACGTCTAGAGCCTGAATCAGAAGTTGTGGCTGCGGCATGGAATCAATACGGCGTTGACATTGCCGCTGAGACCCTAGGCCTGATGAACGATCCTGTTGTTCTGAACGAATCCGATTCAGTAGATATCAAGATCGCTGAATCTAATGCAAAGCTCTATATGCGGATCAAAGCCTAG
- the purN gene encoding Phosphoribosylglycinamide formyltransferase produces MKIAVLISGGGRTLKNLLELIEADQLPVEVALVISSSAKAGGLAHAEAAGVPTSVVSQKDYATPELFGAAVFSRCRTAGVGLVVMAGWLKLTPVPDDYAGRVVNIHPSLLPAFGGKGMYGDRVHAAVIERGCRVSGCTVHYVDNRYDEGPIIWQTPVPVFDDDTPPVLAARVFEAEKEAYPHVLRLLATGRLELSEGRVKSLKKQPT; encoded by the coding sequence ATGAAGATCGCGGTGCTCATCTCCGGCGGTGGCCGGACGCTGAAGAACCTGCTGGAGCTGATCGAAGCGGATCAGTTGCCGGTCGAGGTTGCGCTGGTGATCTCCTCCAGCGCCAAGGCGGGCGGGCTGGCCCACGCCGAGGCGGCCGGCGTGCCCACTTCGGTCGTCAGTCAGAAGGACTACGCCACGCCCGAGCTGTTCGGCGCGGCCGTCTTCTCCCGCTGCCGCACGGCGGGAGTCGGGCTGGTCGTCATGGCGGGCTGGCTGAAGCTCACCCCCGTGCCGGACGACTACGCCGGCCGGGTGGTGAACATCCACCCCTCGCTCCTGCCCGCGTTCGGCGGCAAGGGGATGTACGGCGACCGGGTTCACGCGGCGGTGATCGAGCGCGGCTGCCGCGTGTCGGGCTGCACGGTCCACTATGTCGATAACCGCTACGACGAGGGCCCCATCATCTGGCAGACGCCCGTCCCCGTGTTCGACGACGACACCCCCCCCGTGCTTGCTGCCCGTGTCTTCGAGGCCGAGAAGGAGGCCTACCCGCATGTGCTGCGGCTGCTCGCTACGGGGCGGCTTGAGTTGAGCGAGGGACGCGTGAAGAGCCTGAAGAAGCAGCCGACCTAA